The Eubacterium maltosivorans genome includes the window GGGTCCTTTTATGTATATCTCCCTTGATGGAATCAACAGCTTCAGACCCTGCGCCTTGGAATAATCCAGCAGCGCCTTGTAAGCGTGATTAAAGTGGCTGTAGCTTCCCTGGTGTATGGTCGAAACAGCACGCTCCACTGCCGGGAGTGTCTTACACTCAATTCCCGCGGCTTCAATGTAGCGCTTGACAGGCACACAGATTTCTATATCCGCTTTTTCCTGGTAGGCTTCATTATAGTACAGATTAAATGGAATACCGCTGGCGCTCCCCTTCACCGCTTTATATATTCTGGCGATATACTTCCCCACCTCACTGTAAAGTCCCTGATAGCGAATCGATGCAACCATTACGGGCTCCAGACGTTTTACTTCAATTTTATACTGCATATGGCTTTCCTCCTGGCCGACTGGCTCAATATAGAGGGAGATTTCTTTCAGCAGTTCCTTTTCCTTTTCAATTTTATTCTCGATCATAGCTTTCTTTTCTTCCAGAAAATAAGTCAGATCTGCATCCTCGTCAAAGTTTTCCATGACGTCCCGCAGTTCGGAAATGGAAAAATCAAAGGATCGCAGCAGCGCAACCAGCTGTGCCCGTTTGAAATCCTCCTCACTGTAGTAGCGATAGCCATTCTGGCTGTCCCGATGAGATGGCGCCAGGATTCCCTGCTCGTCATAATAGCGCAGCGCCTTGACCGTTAAATTGGTTATTTTTGAAAATTCACTGATTCGGTACATGATTCTCACCTCATATTTATAATACGCCTGCCCCGCGGGGGAAAGTCAATCCTTTTTTACAAATATCCCAGCACCGTCTCCACTACCAGCACCGCCGCGCAGGCAAACACAGCCACGGTGACCAGGCCTTTTTCTTTCATTGCCAGTAAAATGGCAACGATCAGCCCCGCAGTCGCAGAGTACAGGCTTCCGGTAGAATAGAAAATAGCCGGAAAGGTCATGGTTCCGAGAACCGCATAAGGCACATAATATAAAAAGGATTTTACAAATTTGCTTTCTATTTTCTTTTTAAACAGGGCCAGCGGCAAAACGCGGATTAAATAGGTAACACCCGCCATAACCAGAATGTAAATTAACAAAGTAGTGGCTGTCATATTTCTTCCTCCTCACTGATGGGAAAGAACCATGCCCCAAAGGCCGACGCCGCAATGGTACAGATGATGATGGTAAAGCCTGTCGATACCTGATTGAGGACAGGCGCAAAGGTGAAAATACAGCTTAATGCCACCGCAAAAACCAACACGGCTCTGACCGATTTTTTCTTTCTGGCCGGTGGTATGATAATGGCAATAAACATACCATAAATAGCGATCCCCAGAGCAGAGCGTATGAACTCCGGAAGAATGGTGCTGGCCGCCGCGCCAATCAGGGTGCCGCCGGACCATCCGATATAAGGCATCACCATCAGGCCAAACATATACCATTTTCCCAGCTTTCCAGGCTGTCCGCTGCTCACGGCAAAGATCTCATCTGTATTGCCAAAGGCGATCAGGCAACGCTCCAGGGTAGTCACAGAGTCTTCCAGTTTTTGCGAGAGCGACAAAGACATGAGCGCATAGCGCAAATTAATGATCAGCTGGGTAAGGGCCATCTCCACAAAGGGAGCGCCAAGCACAATCAAATCCAGTCCGGCAAACTGCCCCGCAGAGGTCAGATTTGTCATGGAGATAAGTACCGCAGACCATGCGGGAAGCCCTTGGGTGACGGCCATCATTCCAAAGGTAAAAGCCACGGACAGGTAGCCCAGCCCAATGGGAATTCCATCTTCTAATCCCTTTACGAAACTGTTATTAATGATGATCTTCTCTTCTGTTTTTTCCATTCCTATTCCTCATAAAACTCCAAATTCAATTTCCCGTACCGCAGGCTCCTCGCCGCATACCCATAGCTCGTAATCCGGAGCCAGCCCCAGACTTCTTAAAAAGACGCCTTCTGCCGGGCTTCCCTGGTCGAGGACCTGGTATTCCCCCGACTCTCTCTGTATCTCAAAGGCGCTCAGCGGCAGGGCAAACCCCATGCCCCGGTATTTCATATAGCTTTCCTTCTGCGCCCACAGCCTGTAAAATGCCCGCGTCTGCGTTTCACCATCCAAAGATTCCAGTCCACAAACCTCTGCCGGAGCCATAAAGCGCGCTGCCAGAGGCATGACCTGTTTTGTCCGGTCAATCCGCTGCACATCCACTCCCACAGGGCTTTGGGACACTGCGCATACCAGATAATCTCCCGAATGGGAACCGTTAAAATGCAGACTGGGATATTCTTTTAAAAATGGCTTTCCATAGCGGTTCTTCTTGATTTTTACCGGAACCGCCAGTCCTCTTTCTTCAAATATCTTATTTAAAAGCACCTCGACATGCACGGTTTTTCCTGCAACCGAAAAAAAATGCGTATCCAGCGTGTACACATCAATCATGGATTTTCCTCCAAAAGATAATAACACTACTATTATACGCATTTTTTTACTGCAACTCAATTCTATTTTCAGGGAATTCCCTAAATCAACCTTTATTCCAGCATGATACCTGCTTCTTATTTCCCTCAGTATTCAATTGCCTTTCAGCAAATCGGCGCACCACGCAGTGACTGGTTAAAAAGTGCTGTATCGATTCACAAAAAGAAAACGAAGGGTAAGCATACACTTCATAATTTTTTCTTGTACCCTGTATTATCTATCTGGAATCCATTCGCTTCATAAAAGCAGCAGGCATCTTTCCGGTTTTTTTCGGTCACCAGGATGATCTGTGCGCAATCGCGTTCCCTCGCCTGCTTTTCCAGAACGCTGAGCAGAGCTTTTCCGACGCCGCTCTGACGGCAGGCTTTATCCACAATCATATTTTCAAGCACCATAAAAGGATGACAGTCGCCATAGAGCTCCTCACAGATTATGCCCATCACCGACCCGATAAGTCGGCTGTCATCCTCCGCACATAAAAGAATATGGGTATCTGTTTTTTCAAGACGTCTGAACTGGCGCTTCATAGCCTCAACATCTGATGTTTCTCTCCAAAACTGGTAATAAAGCCTGGCGAGTTCTGGTATGTCAGAAAACTGCATTTTTCTTATCTTCACGACTATTTCATCCTCCTGAGCTGTTTCATCTGTCTCTTAAAATCCGCTTCATTTTCTTCTTGAGTTTTGGTAGGGTCCGGGGTATCAAAATAGCGGTGGCATGCCAGCTCTTCACATTTTCCGCAATGGGGGAGCTTCTTCTCGAGAATACAGCATTTATAAATATCACAGATTACCCCACCGGTATACTCAAGCCAGAAGGCTTTTCCCTCAATAGCTGGGCAGCCCGCGCAGATTTCAGGATAATACTCACAGCTTGTACAGACAACGCCACAACAACTGATAATTTCTTTCATAATATTCACTCCTTAAAGATTAGATCTTTAAGTCCAGCATAACGGAATTAAAGGCACCTGTCAATCTTTTTGCAGTCTATATAAAAAGCGAAGGGCCCTCGCCCTTCGCTCACTGATTATTTTATAAATCGACTTTTTCAAATCGCTGGATAGAAACACGGCAGGCCACCAGTATTCCCAATACATAAATTATTATCCCGGCTGCCAGAATCGGCAGCTGCCCCAACATCATCGATGGCTCCGTTGTGTCCAGATAAGCGCTGAGCGTTGGGAAATGCACCAGTGCTTCCATCACGATAATGTATAGCCACAGAGGAATCTGGGCGATTATAAAAGACTTTCCAACATTGTACGCTGTTTTGTAAAACTGCGTCAGAAAGATCACATTAAAGATGGTAAACATCACCAATACAAAACCATAAAACGCAGGATTCGGCTCAATCCCTACCGGATTCGGCGGCAGCACATATGCCCGCAGAACAGCAAAGGGAACAGAGATAAGCACCTCGCCAAGCTCTACCAGCACTACCAGCAGGCATCTTGCTCTGACAACGTCTCCCTTTGAGATAGGCAGCGCCGCAGTATAGAAGGTATCTTTGTTTTCACGCCCGTTTTGAAAGGTAAAGAAAAGCCCAAGGCAGCCAAAGAAAAACGGAACATAATAGGGATAGCCGGGAATCATCAGCATGGCACCAAAGAACATAAAGATAAACATCGGCGGCAGACTGGTTAAAAGCAGTTCTTTATAAAGCAATGCTCTCATCATATTTTTTCCTTTCCATGTGAACCATAATGTCCTCCAGCGACAGCGCAGGATCACTTTCCTTATCCTTAAGATACTGGAAATGGCGGATAAATGCTTCCCGATCTTCACTGGCGAGAATTGCGCCGTCCTTAATATAGGTAATGGTATCCGCGCATTTTTCCAGGTCTGATGTGATATGCGTAGAAAACAGGATGCTGCGGTCACCCGCCTGCACCAGCTTTTTAAACAAAACCAGCAGATCATCTCTTGATACAGGGTCCAGTCCGCTGGTCGGCTCGTCAAAAATCAAAAGGCTGGCATGGTGTGAAAGCGCCAGTGCTATGAGATATTTAACTCGCATGCCGGCTGACAGCTGGTCCACAGTTTTACACTCATCAAGCTCAAAAATCTTTAAAGCCTGCTGATACTTTCTGTCATCCCATTTTTCATAAAACCGGCTGGTCACTTTGGTGATGGTCTTCAATTTCTTTTTGGGATAGTAATCAATTCCTCCCAGCACGACACCGATATTCTGCTTACACCATGCTTCGTTCTGGTTAAAATCTTTTCCCAACATTTCAATGGTGCCGCTGTCGGGATGAACCATATTCAGCATGGCCTTGAGGGTGGTGCTCTTTCCTGCCCCGTTTTTTCCAATAAAGCCCATGATGCTGCCCTGCTTTACATCAAAGGAGACATCCTTTAACTCGAAAGCCGGATATTTTTTGCTGAGATTTTCGACAGATAACAGATTCATCTATTCCTCGCCTCTTTTCACTGCGTCCATGATCTGGGCGGCAAGCTCCATAAAAACATCTTCCTTTACAATGGCAATACCGGCTCTCTCAGGATCCTCATCGCCAAGAACCATCAGCCGGTCACCGGGTTTTATATCAAAAATTTCGCGTGCTTTTTTAGGTATAACAATCTGCCCGCGCTCTCCCACGCTCACACAGCCGAACATATGCTTATCCTTTGGCGGGATGGCCAGGCCGTCTCTTTCTTTTTCATTATAATTCACAAGGTCATCCAGACTCACATTGTACATTTCGGCCAATGCGTTGCAGTTAATGACATCCGGTGCGCTCTCGCCGCTTTCCCATTTTGCCACAGCCTGACGGCTAACGCCGATTCTGGATGCTACCTCCTCCTGCGTATATTGGTTCATTTTCCGGAGTGCAGTCAGATTCATACTTAACTGATTTTTCATATTTTCCATACCTCCTGATACCAATTTTAACAGAATCTGCCCGATTGTCCACCAACCATTTTTAACAAAATATGTTTGTTTTAGTTGCATTAAAAAAGATGCCCTTAGGCATCGCATCTTTAAGCTTCGATCTGTTTTTTGCTGATAATGGCTTTATTTTCCCATTTTTTGCTGCGGTAACGGGCATAGTTAACCACCAGGCCGACGCCCCATCCCATGGGGATAGACCACCAGATTGCGCTTGCGCCGATCATTCCTGCCAGAATATACGCAGCCGCGATACGGACAACAAAGTTTGACAGAGAGCCCATCATAAAGGCTGTGGCATCTCCCGCGCCGCGCAGCACGCTGCCGGCTGAAAACATAAGTCCCATGACCACGTAAAATACTGAAACGATGCGGATATACTCAACGCCAACCTGGATAACACCCGCGTCTGCAACAGAATCCACAAACGCACCGATAAAGACATCCCCAAATAAAAAAATCAACCCGGAAATCGCGAGGCACATGATCACCACGATCAAAATCGTTACTTTAAAGCCTTCGTAAACACGTTCTGTGCGGCCAGCGCCAATGTTCTGCGCCGTAAAGGTAGATAAAGCCATGGTAATGCTGAGCAATGGCTGGATGGCGATGGAGTCAATTTTAGTCGCCGCGGTATAACCCGCGATAAAAACTGAACCAAAGCTGTTTACCAGACCCTGGATTGCCATCATTGAGAACGACACAATACATTGCTGCACTGTTGAAGGGATAGCATAGGCCAGCAGATCCTTC containing:
- a CDS encoding helix-turn-helix domain-containing protein, which gives rise to MKNQLSMNLTALRKMNQYTQEEVASRIGVSRQAVAKWESGESAPDVINCNALAEMYNVSLDDLVNYNEKERDGLAIPPKDKHMFGCVSVGERGQIVIPKKAREIFDIKPGDRLMVLGDEDPERAGIAIVKEDVFMELAAQIMDAVKRGEE
- a CDS encoding ABC transporter ATP-binding protein, with the translated sequence MNLLSVENLSKKYPAFELKDVSFDVKQGSIMGFIGKNGAGKSTTLKAMLNMVHPDSGTIEMLGKDFNQNEAWCKQNIGVVLGGIDYYPKKKLKTITKVTSRFYEKWDDRKYQQALKIFELDECKTVDQLSAGMRVKYLIALALSHHASLLIFDEPTSGLDPVSRDDLLVLFKKLVQAGDRSILFSTHITSDLEKCADTITYIKDGAILASEDREAFIRHFQYLKDKESDPALSLEDIMVHMERKKYDESIAL
- a CDS encoding AzlC family ABC transporter permease translates to MEKTEEKIIINNSFVKGLEDGIPIGLGYLSVAFTFGMMAVTQGLPAWSAVLISMTNLTSAGQFAGLDLIVLGAPFVEMALTQLIINLRYALMSLSLSQKLEDSVTTLERCLIAFGNTDEIFAVSSGQPGKLGKWYMFGLMVMPYIGWSGGTLIGAAASTILPEFIRSALGIAIYGMFIAIIIPPARKKKSVRAVLVFAVALSCIFTFAPVLNQVSTGFTIIICTIAASAFGAWFFPISEEEEI
- a CDS encoding GNAT family N-acetyltransferase, producing MKIRKMQFSDIPELARLYYQFWRETSDVEAMKRQFRRLEKTDTHILLCAEDDSRLIGSVMGIICEELYGDCHPFMVLENMIVDKACRQSGVGKALLSVLEKQARERDCAQIILVTEKNRKDACCFYEANGFQIDNTGYKKKL
- a CDS encoding MerR family transcriptional regulator, with translation MYRISEFSKITNLTVKALRYYDEQGILAPSHRDSQNGYRYYSEEDFKRAQLVALLRSFDFSISELRDVMENFDEDADLTYFLEEKKAMIENKIEKEKELLKEISLYIEPVGQEESHMQYKIEVKRLEPVMVASIRYQGLYSEVGKYIARIYKAVKGSASGIPFNLYYNEAYQEKADIEICVPVKRYIEAAGIECKTLPAVERAVSTIHQGSYSHFNHAYKALLDYSKAQGLKLLIPSREIYIKGPGVIFKGNENKYMTEIVIPFE
- a CDS encoding ABC-2 transporter permease, whose amino-acid sequence is MMRALLYKELLLTSLPPMFIFMFFGAMLMIPGYPYYVPFFFGCLGLFFTFQNGRENKDTFYTAALPISKGDVVRARCLLVVLVELGEVLISVPFAVLRAYVLPPNPVGIEPNPAFYGFVLVMFTIFNVIFLTQFYKTAYNVGKSFIIAQIPLWLYIIVMEALVHFPTLSAYLDTTEPSMMLGQLPILAAGIIIYVLGILVACRVSIQRFEKVDL
- a CDS encoding AzlD domain-containing protein, with product MTATTLLIYILVMAGVTYLIRVLPLALFKKKIESKFVKSFLYYVPYAVLGTMTFPAIFYSTGSLYSATAGLIVAILLAMKEKGLVTVAVFACAAVLVVETVLGYL
- a CDS encoding 4'-phosphopantetheinyl transferase family protein, encoding MIDVYTLDTHFFSVAGKTVHVEVLLNKIFEERGLAVPVKIKKNRYGKPFLKEYPSLHFNGSHSGDYLVCAVSQSPVGVDVQRIDRTKQVMPLAARFMAPAEVCGLESLDGETQTRAFYRLWAQKESYMKYRGMGFALPLSAFEIQRESGEYQVLDQGSPAEGVFLRSLGLAPDYELWVCGEEPAVREIEFGVL
- a CDS encoding DUF3795 domain-containing protein, with the protein product MKEIISCCGVVCTSCEYYPEICAGCPAIEGKAFWLEYTGGVICDIYKCCILEKKLPHCGKCEELACHRYFDTPDPTKTQEENEADFKRQMKQLRRMK